One genomic region from Quercus robur chromosome 4, dhQueRobu3.1, whole genome shotgun sequence encodes:
- the LOC126724407 gene encoding adenylate-forming reductase 03009 isoform X2, protein MQSTVRFSSCRGVAFEVKPHADPFAIKAPTPEESLSNKISWLGSSKVFPSFTFRSISKSSSHFCDLDPDDEHQDIDIDNLEVVEEGSDFEKQIKQSPLPLLAASKHDQASSKPAAQKKHSRLSIILLDQGLFTVYKRLFVVCLTLNIIGLVLAAMGQFPYARNRAALFSIVNILALTLCRSEAFLRVVFWLSVKMLGRSWVPLLLKTATTSLLQSLGGIHSGCGVSSIAWLIYALVLTLKDRENTSPEIIVVASTILSLLCLSSLVWAFIILSISYDSKTKSYMNDLGSRLIIRQEFWFTIAITLLIMLPWMTVRRVPVEVFNPSGHASIIKFEGGVKAGLLGRISPSPLSEWHAFGIISDGKKEHMMLAGAVGDFTKSLVMNPPSHLWVRKVHFAGLPYLVNMYDRVLLVATGSGICVFLSFLLQPCSADVRLEIKEMVSGWPKNKVIVHDTAVFGRPNVSQLSVDAARNWETEVVIVTSNPEGSRDVVNACKGAGIPAFGPIWDS, encoded by the exons ATGCAAAGCACAGTAAGGTTTTCAAGCTGCCGAGGTGTGGCTTTTGAGGTCAAACCACATGCAGATCCCTTTGCCATCAAAGCACCCACACCAGAAGAGTCCTTGAGCAACAAGATATCTTGGCTCGGCTCTTCCAAAGTGTTCCCTTCCTTTACTTTCAGGTCTATAAGTAAAAGCAGCAGCCACTTTTGTGATCTTGACCCCGATGACGAACACCAAGATATAGATATTGATAATTTGGAGGTTGTGGAAGAAGGGAGCGACTTTGAGAAACAAATCAAGCAAAGCCCACTTCCACTTTTGGCTGCTAGTAAGCATGATCAAGCATCATCAAAGCCTGCAGCTCAAAAGAAACATTCGAGGCTGTCGATTATACTCCTCGATCAAGGGTTGTTCACAGTGTACAAGCGACTCTTTGTTGTTTGCTTAACTCTAAACATTATTGGCTTGGTCCTTGCAGCCATGGGACAGTTCCCATATGCGAGGAACAGAGCTGCACTTTTCTCAATTGTGAATATTCTTGCTTTAACACTGTGTAGGAGCGAGGCTTTCTTGCGTGTTGTGTTCTGGCTATCAGTCAAGATGTTGGGAAGGTCATGGGTGCCTCTCCTTCTTAAGACTGCCACAACATCTCTTCTCCAAAGTCTCGGAGGGATACATAGTGGTTGTGGTGTCTCTTCAATTGCATGGTTGATATATGCCTTAGTCCTAACTCTCAAAGATAGAGAAAACACTTCCCCTGAGATCATAGTTGTAGCCTCCACCATTCTTAGCCTTCTCTGCCTATCTTCTTTGG TTTGGGCCTTTATTATCCTCTCTATTTCTTATGATTCCAAAACCAAATCCTACATGAATGACCTTGGCTCCAGGTTGATCATACGACAAGAGTTTTGGTTCACAATAGCCATCACTCTGTTAATCATGTTGCCATGGATGACGGTGAGACGTGTCCCCGTTGAGGTCTTTAATCCTTCAGGCCACGCCTCGATCATCAAGTTTGAAGGCGGAGTTAAAGCTGGCTTATTGGGTAGGATTAGTCCATCCCCTTTATCCGAATGGCACGCATTTGGCATAATTTCTGATGGAAAGAAAGAGCACATGATGCTTGCTGGTGCTGTTGGTGATTTCACAAAATCCTTGGTGATGAATCCTCCAAGCCATTTATGGGTTCGAAAAGTGCACTTTGCTGGCTTGCCTTATCTTGTCAACATGTATGATAGAGTTTTGTTGGTGGCAACTGGTTCAGgaatttgtgtgtttttgtcaTTCCTGTTGCAACCATGTTCGGCTGATGTGCGCTTG GAAATCAAAGAAATGGTAAGTGGGTGGCCAAAAAACAAGGTGATTGTCCATGATACTGCTGTGTTTGGTCGTCCTAATGTATCTCAATTGAGCGTTGATGCTGCTAGAAATTGGGAAACTGAAGTAGTTATTGTTACCAGCAATCCAGAAGGAAGCAGGGATGTTGTTAATGCGTGCAAGGGTGCAGGAATTCCTGCCTTTGGTCCCATATGGGATTCGTAA
- the LOC126724407 gene encoding adenylate-forming reductase 03009 isoform X1: MQSTVRFSSCRGVAFEVKPHADPFAIKAPTPEESLSNKISWLGSSKVFPSFTFRSISKSSSHFCDLDPDDEHQDIDIDNLEVVEEGSDFEKQIKQSPLPLLAASKHDQASSKPAAQKKHSRLSIILLDQGLFTVYKRLFVVCLTLNIIGLVLAAMGQFPYARNRAALFSIVNILALTLCRSEAFLRVVFWLSVKMLGRSWVPLLLKTATTSLLQSLGGIHSGCGVSSIAWLIYALVLTLKDRENTSPEIIVVASTILSLLCLSSLVWAFIILSISYDSKTKSYMNDLGSRLIIRQEFWFTIAITLLIMLPWMTVRRVPVEVFNPSGHASIIKFEGGVKAGLLGRISPSPLSEWHAFGIISDGKKEHMMLAGAVGDFTKSLVMNPPSHLWVRKVHFAGLPYLVNMYDRVLLVATGSGICVFLSFLLQPCSADVRLVWVAKGIEQNFGKEIKEMVSGWPKNKVIVHDTAVFGRPNVSQLSVDAARNWETEVVIVTSNPEGSRDVVNACKGAGIPAFGPIWDS; encoded by the exons ATGCAAAGCACAGTAAGGTTTTCAAGCTGCCGAGGTGTGGCTTTTGAGGTCAAACCACATGCAGATCCCTTTGCCATCAAAGCACCCACACCAGAAGAGTCCTTGAGCAACAAGATATCTTGGCTCGGCTCTTCCAAAGTGTTCCCTTCCTTTACTTTCAGGTCTATAAGTAAAAGCAGCAGCCACTTTTGTGATCTTGACCCCGATGACGAACACCAAGATATAGATATTGATAATTTGGAGGTTGTGGAAGAAGGGAGCGACTTTGAGAAACAAATCAAGCAAAGCCCACTTCCACTTTTGGCTGCTAGTAAGCATGATCAAGCATCATCAAAGCCTGCAGCTCAAAAGAAACATTCGAGGCTGTCGATTATACTCCTCGATCAAGGGTTGTTCACAGTGTACAAGCGACTCTTTGTTGTTTGCTTAACTCTAAACATTATTGGCTTGGTCCTTGCAGCCATGGGACAGTTCCCATATGCGAGGAACAGAGCTGCACTTTTCTCAATTGTGAATATTCTTGCTTTAACACTGTGTAGGAGCGAGGCTTTCTTGCGTGTTGTGTTCTGGCTATCAGTCAAGATGTTGGGAAGGTCATGGGTGCCTCTCCTTCTTAAGACTGCCACAACATCTCTTCTCCAAAGTCTCGGAGGGATACATAGTGGTTGTGGTGTCTCTTCAATTGCATGGTTGATATATGCCTTAGTCCTAACTCTCAAAGATAGAGAAAACACTTCCCCTGAGATCATAGTTGTAGCCTCCACCATTCTTAGCCTTCTCTGCCTATCTTCTTTGG TTTGGGCCTTTATTATCCTCTCTATTTCTTATGATTCCAAAACCAAATCCTACATGAATGACCTTGGCTCCAGGTTGATCATACGACAAGAGTTTTGGTTCACAATAGCCATCACTCTGTTAATCATGTTGCCATGGATGACGGTGAGACGTGTCCCCGTTGAGGTCTTTAATCCTTCAGGCCACGCCTCGATCATCAAGTTTGAAGGCGGAGTTAAAGCTGGCTTATTGGGTAGGATTAGTCCATCCCCTTTATCCGAATGGCACGCATTTGGCATAATTTCTGATGGAAAGAAAGAGCACATGATGCTTGCTGGTGCTGTTGGTGATTTCACAAAATCCTTGGTGATGAATCCTCCAAGCCATTTATGGGTTCGAAAAGTGCACTTTGCTGGCTTGCCTTATCTTGTCAACATGTATGATAGAGTTTTGTTGGTGGCAACTGGTTCAGgaatttgtgtgtttttgtcaTTCCTGTTGCAACCATGTTCGGCTGATGTGCGCTTGGTTTGGGTGGCCAAGGGAATTGAACAAAACTTTGGAAAGGAAATCAAAGAAATGGTAAGTGGGTGGCCAAAAAACAAGGTGATTGTCCATGATACTGCTGTGTTTGGTCGTCCTAATGTATCTCAATTGAGCGTTGATGCTGCTAGAAATTGGGAAACTGAAGTAGTTATTGTTACCAGCAATCCAGAAGGAAGCAGGGATGTTGTTAATGCGTGCAAGGGTGCAGGAATTCCTGCCTTTGGTCCCATATGGGATTCGTAA